From one Acidobacteriota bacterium genomic stretch:
- a CDS encoding DUF2911 domain-containing protein → MKKLFFLMLATSLMTLVASAQLTIPRESTKQEITQLVGDAKISISYFRPNSKGRVLWGCTSTDVIPKGGVTYPCLVPNGQVWRTGANDATVFETTTDLMINGQKLPKGKYALFSIPDKDEWTIIFNKTWNQWGSFNYDVKEDALRIKAKPEAGGMFETMTITIDDVTATAAKVAIRWEKIAVPFTVDVGDMNGRLVGDMRRRMTTEPVQLANYVLGQKMTAAFPEVLTWLEASIKTRETFGNLSAKARVLAEMGRVAEAIEAGERAVAVGKTQTPPANTAAFEKTLAEWKNKK, encoded by the coding sequence ATGAAAAAACTATTCTTTTTGATGCTCGCGACGAGCCTTATGACACTAGTCGCATCGGCGCAACTGACGATCCCGCGCGAAAGCACGAAACAGGAGATCACGCAGTTGGTGGGCGACGCGAAGATCTCGATCTCTTACTTTCGCCCTAATTCGAAAGGGCGCGTACTCTGGGGTTGCACATCGACCGACGTCATCCCGAAAGGCGGCGTTACGTATCCTTGTCTCGTGCCGAACGGACAGGTTTGGAGAACCGGCGCAAACGATGCCACCGTCTTCGAAACGACGACCGATTTGATGATCAACGGACAAAAACTCCCGAAAGGCAAGTACGCTCTGTTTTCGATTCCGGACAAGGACGAATGGACGATCATCTTCAACAAGACCTGGAACCAATGGGGCAGTTTCAACTACGACGTCAAGGAAGACGCGCTTCGCATTAAGGCCAAACCCGAGGCCGGGGGAATGTTCGAAACGATGACGATCACGATCGACGATGTTACGGCGACCGCGGCAAAGGTCGCGATCCGTTGGGAAAAGATCGCGGTTCCTTTCACCGTCGACGTCGGCGATATGAACGGACGACTCGTCGGTGATATGCGCCGACGAATGACGACCGAACCGGTTCAACTGGCGAACTACGTTCTCGGTCAGAAGATGACCGCGGCATTTCCTGAGGTTCTGACCTGGCTTGAGGCCTCGATCAAGACGCGCGAGACGTTTGGCAACCTTTCGGCCAAGGCCCGCGTTCTGGCAGAAATGGGCCGTGTCGCCGAAGCCATTGAGGCCGGCGAACGGGCCGTCGCGGTCGGCAAAACGCAAACTCCGCCGGCCAATACGGCAGCTTTTGAAAAGACGCTCGCCGAATGGAAAAACAAGAAATAG
- a CDS encoding ferritin-like domain-containing protein: protein MARGELIEYLNVALSYELAGVIQYMQHSFLVTGEDREVFKAFFRGQANEAHLHAEILGDKIVALGGTPAVEPAIVRQSSDLLEMLNQCLQLEREAMAAYMKAWSACDEVDLPQKFWVEGHIAEEQTHIEELEKLTSDRQARAAR from the coding sequence ATGGCAAGGGGTGAATTGATCGAATACCTGAACGTCGCGCTTTCGTATGAGCTGGCCGGCGTGATTCAGTATATGCAGCATAGCTTCCTCGTTACCGGCGAGGATCGCGAGGTTTTCAAAGCGTTCTTCCGCGGGCAGGCGAACGAGGCTCATTTGCACGCTGAGATTCTCGGTGACAAGATCGTCGCGCTCGGTGGGACGCCTGCGGTCGAGCCGGCGATCGTCCGGCAATCGTCGGATCTGCTTGAGATGCTCAATCAATGTCTGCAGCTTGAGAGGGAAGCGATGGCGGCTTATATGAAAGCCTGGAGTGCCTGCGACGAGGTCGATCTGCCGCAGAAATTTTGGGTCGAAGGCCATATCGCGGAAGAGCAGACGCATATCGAAGAACTCGAAAAACTGACTTCGGATCGCCAGGCTCGCGCCGCGAGATGA
- a CDS encoding SDR family oxidoreductase: MTLLLEGKRAFVTGGTRGIGAAICEVFAREGADVAFNYNSRDDLAEVVSKKIEGYGRRALSFKVSVTDRLGMKRVAREILDKWGAINVLVNNAAVNKPDNFATTTDRSWDWVVDTNVNSLFAVTKPFYKQMIRERGGSILNVTSVGAIRSLPTSVHYATSKAAMIGFTKCLSREAANFGITVNAIAAGIFDTDLGQTLPPRLLQMHDFWVSKGRVGQPAELAEFAAFLTSDRNSFMNGEIVIVDGGAVT, from the coding sequence TTGACGTTATTGCTTGAGGGAAAACGGGCGTTTGTGACGGGTGGGACGCGTGGCATCGGCGCGGCGATCTGCGAGGTTTTCGCGCGCGAGGGTGCTGATGTCGCGTTCAACTATAATTCGAGGGACGATCTGGCCGAAGTGGTTTCGAAAAAGATCGAGGGCTACGGGCGACGGGCGCTGAGCTTCAAGGTGTCGGTAACCGACCGTTTGGGAATGAAACGGGTGGCTCGTGAGATCCTCGACAAATGGGGCGCCATCAACGTTCTCGTGAACAACGCCGCGGTCAACAAGCCCGACAATTTTGCGACCACTACAGACCGCTCTTGGGATTGGGTGGTCGATACCAACGTCAATAGCCTGTTTGCGGTGACGAAACCGTTTTACAAGCAAATGATCCGAGAGCGCGGCGGCTCCATTCTCAACGTCACTTCGGTCGGAGCGATTCGATCGCTGCCGACCTCGGTGCATTACGCGACTTCGAAGGCCGCAATGATCGGTTTCACGAAGTGCCTTTCGCGCGAGGCCGCGAATTTCGGAATAACCGTCAACGCGATCGCCGCCGGAATTTTCGACACGGACCTCGGTCAGACCCTCCCGCCGCGGCTGCTTCAGATGCACGACTTTTGGGTTTCGAAGGGGCGCGTCGGGCAACCTGCTGAACTCGCTGAGTTTGCGGCGTTTCTGACGAGTGACCGGAACAGTTTTATGAACGGCGAGATCGTTATTGTGGACGGCGGGGCCGTCACTTAA